The following coding sequences lie in one Arachis stenosperma cultivar V10309 chromosome 5, arast.V10309.gnm1.PFL2, whole genome shotgun sequence genomic window:
- the LOC130980961 gene encoding uncharacterized protein LOC130980961, with protein sequence MASNARGQAPTRSNHEGSLHKHQDPFTKEIMKAKVLKNFKAPDMTPYDGMSDLSHHLNNFRNRMYLTDASDAIRCKAFPTTLTMTAIKWFDSLPPRSVTSFDDLAKKFLARFSIQKDKAKHAPSLLGIKQGDRESLRSYMERFNKACLDMQSLPTEATPYLKRETSKNGFSYPPRDKDKESRKKEDQPIEKPRKYHNYTPLWVFLVDVYREVCNTEKIPPPRPIKHKRGGSQTEYYEYHRIYRHSTNECFDLKNVIEKLAREGRLDRFLANKVDEPRKRRRHEEVGRVERPPHTPERHVHMTNGRFAGGGISKSFRKRHLKEVYHVEEGDRSPNLPTITFTQEDATGIIPGHDDPMVITIILANANLHRTLVEQGSSADILFKPAIDKLALQEKELRAYPNSLFGLGNAPIQTLGYVSLHTTFGKGTRSRMLNIDYIVVNVSSSYNALIGRTTLNHLATIVSTPHLCMKFPTSEGIATIKGD encoded by the exons ATGGCGTCAAATGCTAGAGGACAAGCTCCTACTCGATCCAATCACGAAGGTAGCCTCCACAAGCACCAAGATCCATTCActaaagagatcatgaaagccAAAGTCCTAAAGAACTTCAAAGCTCCTGACATGACCCCCTATGACGGTATGTCTGATCTAAGCCATCATCTCAACAATTTCAGAAATCGGATGTATCTGACggatgcctcagatgcaatccgttgtaaagctttcccgaccactttgACCATGACGGCAATAAAGTGGTTCGACAGTTTGCCTCCAAGGTCAGTAACAAGCTTTGATGACCTCGCCAAGAAATTCTTAGCTAGATTTTccatccagaaagacaaagccaAGCATGCTCCAAGCTTACTAGGAAttaagcaaggagatcgggaaagcCTCCGCAGTTACATGGAGAGATTTAACAAGGCATGTCTGGACATGCAAAGTCTTCCAACAGAAGCCACTCCATATCTAAAAA GAGAAACCTCAAAGAATGGATTCTCCTACCCACCCcgggacaaggataaagagtctAGGAAGAAAGAAGACCAACCCATTGAGAAACCTAGAaaataccacaactacacccctctcTGGGTGTTCCTTGTGGATGTCTACCGAGAGGTATGcaacactgagaagatcccaccGCCTCGCCCGATTAAACACAAAAGAGGAGGAAGTCAAACAGAGTATTACGAATACCACCGAATCTACAGACATTCTACCAACGAGTGCTTcgacctaaagaatgtcatagaaaaattggcACGAGAAGGGCGACTAGATCGGTTCTTAGCTAATAAAGTGGATGAACcgagaaagagaagaaggcacgaagaggtcggacgagttgaacgcCCACCTCACACCCCTGAGAGACATGTTCATATGACAAATGGACGATTCGCGGGAGGAGGGATCTCTAAATCATTTCGCAAAAGACACcttaaagaagtatatcatgtcgaAGAAGGGGATAGGTCACCCAACCTCCCCACTATTACCTTTACCCAAGAAGACGCAACAGGCATCATCCCGGGGCATGAtgatcccatggtcattacCATCATACTTGCCAATGCTAATCTCCACCGAACGTTGGTAGAACAAGGAAGCTCTGCAGATATCTTATTCAAACCCGCCATCGACAAGCTCGCTCTACAAGAAAAAGAGCTCAGAGCGTATCCAAACAGCTTGTTCGGACTCGGAAATGCCCCAATTCAAACCCTAGGATACGTCTCACTGcatacaacctttggaaagggaaCCCGATCAAGGATGCTAAAcatagactacatcgtagtcAACGTGAGCTCATCATATAACGCCCTAATAGGACGGACAACCCTGAACCATCTTGCCACAATAGTCTCCACTCCACATCTGTGTATGAAGTTTCCAACTTCAGAAGGGATCGCCACAATAAAAGGAGACTAG